A genome region from Trichoderma asperellum chromosome 7, complete sequence includes the following:
- a CDS encoding uncharacterized protein (EggNog:ENOG41), with product MATLANKKTDEFSFDIQLDTVTEDRGYHSRNTKNQVQRPDVVDDICQGLLVQARIDRIVHGTQTKGGKPATLVIFGFRFHGIGKKRRFREAAITILFQDEKKQEDADPVVAFLWPNGDFTLGEQTDVDTEEKAGGEIGVNAGLTYGGVDVKRTWEQRRSYRQTDRASLTGSIMLDTNVRDSGLPNAVLLNLSENETARSGLVTDFRAAVLLFRENNLDKFTAKISVDAKANFYYNLVKSIRDVTGHSPANDPILFQPGPENQYIRPVTLARYLEDKLAEEVDEQNLNSKRLNRLVGVLGATALATNMLD from the coding sequence ATGGCAACGCTCGCAAATAAGAAGACTGATGAATTTTCCTTTGATATTCAGCTCGACACTGTCACTGAAGATCGCGGCTATCACAGTCGTAATACTAAGAATCAAGTCCAGCGGCCTGATGTAGTCGATGATATCTGCCAAGGCCTACTGGTGCAAGCTCGCATCGACCGAATAGTCCATGGCACTCAGACAAAAGGCGGAAAGCCAGCGACCTTGGTCATCTTTGGCTTTCGTTTTCATGGCATTGGTAAGAAGCGGCGCTTTCGAGAGGCTGCCATTACGATCCTGTTCcaggacgagaagaagcaggaagaCGCCGACCCTGTTGTTGCCTTCCTCTGGCCCAACGGTGACTTTACACTCGGCGAGCAGACGGATGTCGACACCGAAGAGAAAGCGGGCGGCGAAATTGGCGTCAATGCTGGGTTAACCTACGGGGGAGTCGACGTTAAACGCACTTGGGAGCAAAGGAGGAGttacagacagacagaccgTGCCAGTCTGACTGGCTCTATCATGCTGGACACAAACGTACGGGACTCGGGGCTGCCCAATGCCGTACTTTTGAACCTCAGCGAGAACGAGACAGCCAGATCGGGCCTCGTCACAGACTTTCGGGCCGCCGTGCTTTTGTTTCGTGAAAACAACTTGGACAAGTTTACAGCCAAGATCAGTGTTGATGCCAAGGCAAACTTCTATTACAACCTTGTAAAAAGCATCCGAGACGTCACGGGCCATTCACCTGCCAACGATCCCATCCTTTTCCAGCCTGGTCCAGAGAATCAGTACATACGCCCAGTCACACTAGCACGGTATTTGGAGGATAAACTTGCTGAGGAGGTGGATGAGCAGAATTTGAACAGCAAGAGGCTTAATCGCCTGGTAGGCGTGCTCGGCGCCACAGCATTAGCAACAAACATGCTAGATTAA
- a CDS encoding uncharacterized protein (EggNog:ENOG41), translated as MSQTNSKSNQSKRQGRTQNGQNKSGRGNVNTKKQESQKDNGRKHEEIVYALKYSEPINLNDYEDVLLKTDTYGWNLLHRIIFSLKAADKTQYSPASEEILAFVERLVVDEPNLLIQENVHDSIPLLDASDSKLEIVFRVINLVVPDAVLASLETPCSEQDQKCPLESVNEFLLEKCRRDESKKPSTAVNLEKQDEEDERKRYEYEKIITIKPDNVTSASRDSHRVCLHAEINVPKLKEKNDGIKKALSDGLARQKKSHKTCLQSLIIATNFDSSVYPDEGVPTIPRESFRLLLQLCPHNIFDSAAQDGFSPLQMAIRLYAESKVDYQHLSLVIQELVERSPSSIYFEAGSEAENDAGKTAYRLLKELDMKVDGYAEAVHDGDSDDSNNHGHASHWDHDRADNGDHHDYDYGSNSDNRDHNHDDYDDDDDEDDEDSDYDDDDNDDDEERVKDETNPVQIAGSYSNDSNKRQISYERTEELLKMVCIGAPNTERALEDKLKFLYWGDAERVRKISLNLLGESKRLDDNYIAKAKKLSGMLFETILASVQLPYWNPQAPHSENQNMSEEQAESAESVTPQASNPYIGIFEWLWESNVRKIFSVEVDDTGPEPHSNAAIRQSLCFQRLDGTYRDFQIEIFKWKKYDICSETVYDAAPNAKEVYLYSLGNTAVLRGWACSSGLHKMKHLEHLVIEIYPKNTNDEADCKAYEKKMKSKLAENCPRLNFSNIKVEYPKSMSGQRNGSEGDANPQRGNNDSSSPVNNTPTPDEWIRQMKPFKQFVVNMANNIDADKNPTVKVAVLDDGVSLDSLGLNGAKGLNGGKGQSFRRDNGEYWVGPCSHGTRMVDCIRQLCPMAQLYIARLDDCDEKQKFTTESCFKALEWARKMEVDIISMSWSFKKKGGSADEGGKNFANELNAAVEANNVIMFTSLPDKGATAEIIKYLPVGNEKVIRIGSATMFGEEAKEIIFADRDFLLPGEEIQIPGGESDKGSSFATAYAAGLGALVLYCLRAHKALEDSYSEKNDPLGSGYDYRRTAERLKEAATIGGIRKIFKVLSGQNAKDEIPKKGFFVRPYLALDNTFGTTKQDKILYLRNLGHKILPLD; from the exons ATGTCCCAGACAAACAGTAAAAGTAACCAGTCAAAACGACAGGGTAGAACTCAAAATGGGCAAAACAAATCCGGCCGAGGGAATGTGAACACGAAAAAACAAGAATCACAAAAGGACAACGGGCGCAAGCACGAAGAAATTGTTTACGCTCTAAAGTACAGCGAACCCATCAATCTCAATGATTACGAAGACGTGTTACTTAAAACCGATACTTACGGGTGGAACCTCTTGCATCGGataattttctctcttaaAGCTGCCGATAAAACCCAGTATAGTCCTGCATCAGAAGAGATACTGGCCTTTGTTGAGCGGCTGGTAGTTGATGAGCCTAATCTGCTTATCCAAGAGAACGTGCACGACAGCATCCCGCTTCTCGATGCCTCCGACTCCAAGCTCGAGATCGTCTTTCGCGTGATTAATCTTGTGGTCCCGGATGCGGTTCTAGCTAGTCTAGAAACGCCGTGCTCTGAGCAAGACCAAAAATGTCCGCTAGAGTCCGTGAATGAGTTCTTGCTCGAGAAATGCCGCCGTGATGAAAGCAAGAAGCCATCGACGGCGGTCAATCTGGAgaaacaagatgaagaagacgagcgaAAGCGATATGAGTACGAGAAAATCATAACTATCAAGCCTGACAATGTTACGAGTGCCAGCCGTGACAGTCATCGCGTTTGTCTTCATGCCGAGATTAACGTTCCAAAACtaaaagagaagaacgaCGGTATCAAGAAGGCGCTGTCAGACGGTTTAGCTCGTCAAAAAAAATCACATAAGACGTGCCTCCAGTCGCTCATAATCGCTACCAATTTCGACTCAAGCGTCTATCCGGACGAAGGGGTGCCCACAATTCCTCGGGAAAGCTTCCGGCTCCTGCTCCAGCTCTGCCCCCATAACATTTTTGACAGCGCAGCCCAGGATGGGTTCAGCCCACTCCAAATGGCTATTCGGCTCTATGCAGAGTCCAAAGTGGATTACCAGCATCTTTCTCTGGTTATCCAAGAACTAGTAGAAAGGTCGCCTTCTTCTATTTACTTCGAAGCAGGCAGCGAGGCCGAGAATGATGCAGGTAAGACGGCATATCGGCTACTCAAGGAGCTAGACATGAAAGTCGATGGATACGCGGAGGCGGTGCATGATGGTGACAGCGATGACAGCAACAACCATGGCCATGCGAGTCATTGGGATCATGACCGTGCTGACAATGGGGATCACCACGATTACGACTATGGCAGCAATAGCGACAATCGCGATCACAATCACGACGAttatgacgacgatgacgacgaagacgacgaagacagTGAttatgacgacgacgataatgatgatgatgaagaacgAGTTAAAGATGAGACTAACCCCGTTCAGATAGCTGGCTCATACAGCAACGACAGCAACAAGCGGCAAATTTCTTACGAGAGGACTGAAGAATTGTTGAAGATGGTTTGTATTGGAGCTCCAAATACGGAGCGTGCGTTAGAGGATAAGCTCAAGTTTCTCTACTGGGGAGATGCTGAACGTG TCCGCAAGATCAGTTTAAATCTTCTTGGAGAATCGAAGAGACTGGATGACAACTACATCGCAAAGGCGAAAAAGTTATCAGGAATGCTCTTTGAGACAATTCTGGCTTCAGTGCAGTTGCCATACTGGAACCCGCAAGCCCCGCATTCAGAAAACCAAAATATGTCCGAAGAACAAGCCGAATCAGCTGAAAGCGTTACACCTCAAGCTTCTAATCCCTACATTGGCATTTTTGAGTGGTTATGGGAGAGCAATGTGAGGAAGATTTTCTCTGTGGAAGTTGATGACACAGGTCCTGAGCCCCATAGCAATGCCGCAATACGACAGTCTCTATGTTTTCAAAGGCTTGACGGCACCTACCGAGACTTCCAGATCGAGATCTTTAAGTGGAAGAAGTACGATATATGCAGTGAGACGGTGTATGATGCTGCTCCCAATGCCAAGGAAGTTTATCTGTATTCACTCGGAAATACCGCTGTCCTCCGCGGTTGGGCATGTAGCTCGGGGCTTCACAAAATGAAACAC CTTGAACATCTCGTGATTGAGATCTACCCGAAA AACACAAACGACGAGGCCGACTGCAAAGCTTacgaaaagaagatgaaatcaAAGTTGGCCGAAAATTGCCCGCGGCTTAACTTTAGCAACATCAAGGTAGAGTATCCCAAATCCATGTCCGGTCAGAGAAACGGCAGTGAGGGCGATGCGAACCCTCAGAGAGGGAATAACGACAGCAGCTCTCCCGTCAACAACAC GCCTACCCCCGATGAATGGATCAGGCAGATGAAACCGTTCAAGCAGTTTGTGGTAAATATGGCCAACAACATCGACGCGGACAAAAATCCAACTGTCAAGGTTGCTGTGCTGGATGATGGTGTCTCTCTTGATAGCTTGGGTCTCAACGGTGCGAAGGGTCTCAATGGTGGAAAGGGCCAATCCTTCCGCAGGGACAACGGCGAGTACTGGGTAGGCCCCTGCAGTCATGGAACAAGGATGGTTGACTGCATCCGGCAGCTTTGCCCCATGGCTCAACTCTATATCGCCCGCTTAGACGATTGTgatgaaaagcaaaaattcacGACCGAATCTTGCTTTAAG GCTCTGGAATGGGCAAGAAAGATGGAGGTTGACATTATCTCTATGAGCTGGtccttcaagaagaagggcggaAGCGCGGACGAGGGCGGAAAGAATTTTGCCAATGAGCTCAACGCGGCCGTCGAAGCAAACAACGTCATTATGTTCACGTCTCTTCCCGATAAGGGCGCTACAGCCGAGATCATCAAATATCTTCCGGTGGGTAACGAAAAGGTTATCAGGATAGGCTCAGCGACCATGTTCGgcgaggaggccaaggagataATATTTGCAGACCGGGACTTTCTCCTTCCAGGCGAGGAGATCCAAATTCCGGGCGGCGAGTCCGACAAGGGCAGTTCATTCGCTACGGCCTACGCCGCGGGTCTCGGGGCGCTTGTCCTCTACTGCCTACGGGCACACAAGGCGCTCGAGGATTCTTATAGCGAGAAGAATGACCCGCTAGGGTCAGGATACGACTACCGTCGCACAGCGGAACGGCTCAAAGAGGCGGCGACCATTGGCGGGATAAGAAAGATCTTCAAAGTACTCAGCGGACAGAATGCTAAGGACGAGATCCCCAAGAAGGGGTTCTTCGTGCGGCCATACCTCGCTCTCGATAACACGTTTGGGACCACCAAACAAGACAAAATTCTGTATTTGCGAAACCTCGGTCACAAGATTCTACCATTGGACTGA
- a CDS encoding uncharacterized protein (TransMembrane:1 (o496-514i)~EggNog:ENOG41) — translation MRVSLSCDRCRTSKVKCIHPGIPPCARCKKSGVRDCFLTEPHTKSGTQDVRITGQRTRTPAALLRSRVARARRVTGRSDAQPSRQLRTSTHQVLDPLRESCNENQLLQLPNGIILKALNIFTNKFPELSILHVTFFMDYSRKTRIKESTALLAAALGVVRMQCSEFDESWTSKLRDPETYIMYAESTLTQFILDAPKIEVVQTLLIITLYNWGNRHFHKAWIYCGMAIRIMQALCSSGNAPFPNESGQTLDPRRSVARAVETMNYWSCFVLERMVSSGTYNPPMLPISEMMNMHVKHPLSATEFAFGVEKGIIFQGFINSVGDCDSSTPGTVLDITRSFEIIVAGFEIWSQIMKFVAHDGRGAPGMCAQANCPWTPGSPWSSSMKQLEHWRARQHPRLNYPNNRVALHMTLGYAESFTYLNLLYYSSLIMLHREYFPFLPTPDTLPCGPVDPPLLEAEAPHGWWEQSAQQLFNASEQIARLLNEASECGASLSTPFVGYCAFLACHFNLYISIFPRMNLNRTSEPEKLTDFCLDYLRDFQHKWKLGEAWIKTLQNLSVLYRRAVTNRQKYQGATRYNFNILHQSIHEFRAVDRSARQIQEMENMETANQAPISAQKIQDRSLEPGHVDADNSLCHPLASFGTQADEQSLWPQWWSNLEDIDFEDFENMATTLFLEQDQADSAYDK, via the exons ATGCGTGTAAGCCTATCTTGTGATAGATGCAG AACCTCCAAAGTAAAGTGCATTCATCCAGGTATACCACCTTGTGCACGATGTAAGAAATCCGGCGTGAGAGACTGCTTTCTCACAGAACCACATACCAAATCTGGAACACAAGATGTGAGAATTACTGGGCAACGGACCAGGACGCCAGCTGCACTTCTCAGATCCAGAGTAGCTCGAGCTCGTCGTGTAACAGGTCGTTCAGATGCTCAGCCATCACGGCAACTGCGTACCTCAACGCATCAAGTTTTGGATCCCCTGAGAGAAAGTTGCAATGAAAATCAGCTTTTACAGCTACCAAATggaataatacttaaagcacttaatatttttacgAATAAGTTTCCCGAGCTTTCCATACTCCATGTGACCTTTTTCATGGATTATTCTCGAAAGACGCGTATTAAAGAGAGCACAGCGTTAttagctgctgctctcggcgTTGTGAGAATGCAATGCTCGGAATTTGATGAGTCGTGGACTTCCAAGCTCCGGGATCCAGAAACATATATTATGTATGCCGAGAGTACGTTAACGCAATTCATCCTCGATGCGCCGAAGATAGAGGTAGTTCAAACTCTCCTCATAATCACTCTCTATAACTGGGGCAATCGACATTTTCACAAAGCATGGATTTACTGTG GAATGGCTATTCGTATAATGCAAGCATTGTGCAGCTCAGGAAATGCCCCCTTTCCTAATGAAAGCGGCCAAACCCTCGATCCCAGACGCTCTGTTGCTCGAGCAGTGGAGACCATGAATTATTGGTCTTGCTTCGTGTTGGAGCGTATGGTCAGCTCAGGCACATATAACCCACCCATGCTGCCCATCTCGGAAATGATGAATATGCACGTCAAGCATCCCTTGAGCGCTACTGAGTTTGCTTTTGGTGTAGAAAAAGGGATTATCTTCCAAGGGTTTATAAATTCTGTTGGCGACTGCGACAGCAGCACTCCTGGCACAGTTCTAGACATAACTCGCAGCTTTGAGATCATCGTCGCTGGGTTTGAGATTTGGTCTCAAATCATGAAGTTTGTTGCGCACGATGGAAGGGGTGCACCAGGCATGTGTGCTCAAGCCAACTGTCCATGGACTCCCGGATCTCCTTGGTCAAGTTCTATGAAGCAGTTAGAGCATTGGAGAGCCCGCCAGCACCCACGGCTCAACTATCCAAACAATAGAGTTGCTCTGCATATGACACTCGGATATGCCGAGTCTTTTACATACCTGAACCTTCTTTATTATTCGAG TCTCATTATGCTTCACCGCGaatattttccctttttaccAACACCGGACACACTTCCGTGTGGGCCAGTCGACCCGCCACTACTAGAAGCTGAAGCACCGCATGGATGGTGGGAGCAAAGTGCGCAGCAGCTGTTCAACGCATCTGAGCAAATAGCAAGGCTTCTCAATGAGGCATCAGAATGCGGAGCAAGCCTTTCAACCCCGTTTGTTGGATATTGCGCATTCCTGGCCTGTCATTTCAACTTGTACATTTCTATCTTTCCACGAATGAATCTGAATCGTACTAGTGAACCTGAAAAACTCACAGACTTCTGTTTGGATTATCTGCGCGATTTTCAACATAAGTGGAAGTTGGGTGAAGCTTGG ATCAAAACTCTGCAAAATCTTTCGGTTTTATACCGGCGTGCAGTAACGAACCGCCAGAAGTATCAAGGGGCTACTCGATATAACTTCAATATCCTGCATCAATCTATTCACGAGTTTCGAGCGGTTGATAGATCAGCTCGACAGATCCAAGAAATGGAAAATATGGAGACGGCTAATCAGGCACCGATATCAGCACAAAAGATACAGGATCGTAGTTTAGAGCCTGGCCATGTAGATGCTGACAATTCTCTCTGCCATCCACTTGCAAGTTTCGGTACCCAAGCTGATGAACAAAGCTTGTGGCCCCAGTGGTGGTCAAACCTCGAGGATATTGACTTTGAAGATTTCGAAAACATGGCTACTACTCTCTTCTTGGAGCAAGATCAGGCGGACTCTGCTTATGATAAATAG